The DNA segment TCCGGCTTCTCCAGGGCGACCGTGCCGGCGACTTTCGTGTCCCCTCGCGGGTCGCTGATCACGATCTCCGACGGCTCGCCCTGGCAGGCGTCGGGCGCAGGGCGGCTCCCCCGCTTGAGGGCGCGGCTGATCGCGGCGACGGCGTCGACCAGGCCGTGCCCCGCGTGGTAGGAGGTGAGGTGGTCGTCGTTGCTGCGGAGCTGCCCGGTGGTGTCGGTGTAGCCGTCGGGTTCCAGCAGCGCCGCATCAATGAACCGTTGGTGGGCGGTGTCCTCGAGGATGTCCTCGACCTCGCCTGGGGTGAGCGAGGGGTTGGCCTCCAACAGCTGCGCCACGACCCCGGCGACGTAGGGAGCGGACAGCGACGTGCCGCTGAACGTCCCGTAGGCGGGGCCGTCCCTGACCTCGCTGATCGACAACACCTCTGTGGCGTTGCAGTGTTGGCTGGTTGGGGCGCAGCCGATGAGGTGATGGTGCCCCGGGGCGACCAGGTCGGGGTAGGTGGACGGGTCGCCCCGCAGGCCGCGGGAGCTGAAGGCCGAGACGGCGGCGTCGCGGTCACCAGCCTTGCCTTCGTAGAACGACCCGACGCCGAGCATGCCCGGCAGAGGGTGCAGGGCTTGAACGTTGGTCCTCACGGTCGTCCCGTCGCCACCCCAATTGCCCGCGGACCACACCACCACGACGCCCGCCTCGATCAGCGCCGTGGTCGCCTTGCTGAGCGGGCTGTCAGGGTCGAACAGACGCGGTCCCCCGAGGTCCGGATCCTCGGATGGCAGCCCCCAGGAGTTGTTGACCACGCGGATCGGTGGGCACGACCCGTCGCCGCACGGGTCGGCGTGGTGCTCCAGCACCCAGTGCAGCGCGCTGACGGCGTTGAGCATCGCGATGCTGGCGCCGACTGAGAGCCCGACCAGCCGCGCGCCCGGCGCCGTTCCGCTGATCCGCGCGCCGCTGGGGGTGGTGCGCGGGTAGGCCGCGGCCACGCCTGCGGTGATGGTCCCGTGCCCGGTGCCAGACAAGTCCACAGGCGGTGCGGGCAGCCACACCGTACAGGCGTCGGGGGACGGGTCGTTGCCGGCGAGGTAGTCGACGAACTCGCGTGGCAGCGGGCAGGCCTGCCGCAGGTGGACGTCGAACTTCGACACGCCGTCCTCGACGAACTGCTCGTGCAGGGTGTCGAACCCGCTGTCGACCATCGCGATCGACACGCCGCTGCCGTCGTAGGGCGTGGCGTCGGGGCGGCGCTGCGCGTGCAGCCCGGGGTACGCGGCAGTGTCGCGCAGTTGCGACACGCCGGTCGCGCGGTGAGCCACGTCGTCGTGGAAGACCAGCGGGACGTTCGCGTCGACGCGCCGCACGCCGGGCTGGGCGTGCAGCGCGCGCACAGCCTCGGGCGACCCGGCGGCCGCGACCACGGCGAGTCGGTCGAGCACCTC comes from the Actinomycetota bacterium genome and includes:
- a CDS encoding S8 family serine peptidase, with protein sequence MTSAACPLFQHRALWALAALVLALLAPAAAAGEEPALSIRPEVADSLAAATPGDAVVVLVTGESTELALAAVEAAGLTPVEVLDRLAVVAAAGSPEAVRALHAQPGVRRVDANVPLVFHDDVAHRATGVSQLRDTAAYPGLHAQRRPDATPYDGSGVSIAMVDSGFDTLHEQFVEDGVSKFDVHLRQACPLPREFVDYLAGNDPSPDACTVWLPAPPVDLSGTGHGTITAGVAAAYPRTTPSGARISGTAPGARLVGLSVGASIAMLNAVSALHWVLEHHADPCGDGSCPPIRVVNNSWGLPSEDPDLGGPRLFDPDSPLSKATTALIEAGVVVVWSAGNWGGDGTTVRTNVQALHPLPGMLGVGSFYEGKAGDRDAAVSAFSSRGLRGDPSTYPDLVAPGHHHLIGCAPTSQHCNATEVLSISEVRDGPAYGTFSGTSLSAPYVAGVVAQLLEANPSLTPGEVEDILEDTAHQRFIDAALLEPDGYTDTTGQLRSNDDHLTSYHAGHGLVDAVAAISRALKRGSRPAPDACQGEPSEIVISDPRGDTKVAGTVALEKPEHDVVSVTASMLANPGAFTVVVAYDDLPAQSLGAYTTLEVAVDGSSGEFDFLRDAEGERFRWARPSSLHAEAFVDPDADTITFVFRWSDGLIQRASAWILTAEGRSASNRDYTAGTCAVWLP